From the Chiroxiphia lanceolata isolate bChiLan1 chromosome 6, bChiLan1.pri, whole genome shotgun sequence genome, the window GTTTTCCTTTAGTATAGTCACAGAAGTCTTAGTTCCCAGGACTTACAACTCccttaaaaagaacaaaagccaGATTTTCAGAGTTTGGCTCAGTGAAATGAAGGTATTAACGTTAATATACTTTATTGATCTTAAAGGAATACAGCATGGAAACAAAGGCCATTAATTGAGAGAAAGGCTCTGTTTACATTAGAGGTCACTCAGCACAAAAGGAGCAGATCCAAAGAGAGTTCCCCACAAGTACAATATACACAGTTCAAGTGTTTACTTTAGCCTAGGCTTAGTCTGGTCCCCAATGTCATTTGGACCAAACCTGCCCATATATTTTGACTGGAAGCTATTCCAGGGAGCCATCACTGGGTTAGATCCCCATGTCCCTGCTCGGGTAGAAACACATTTGCTGTGTCCCTGGAATGGACCATCTGGGTCAGTGTTCTCAAGGCATCTACCAAGTGTGCCCCAAAACTGCTCTGCTGTCCAAACCAGCACTCACCAAGTGGAGATGACCATGGGACTCACTCCCAGACTGCTCTGTTGCTCCAAGCCAAAGCACCAATGGAGACACAGTGAGACGGAGAGAAACGCTCTCCAAGGATAGCAAAGTCCCAAGGCAAGGAGCAGTGGAGGCATTCTTGTCTCTAGGATGGTTTATTTGGCTTAGAGTTCATCAGCTTTTCTAGAGTTTATAAGCAACTGTAGGGTGTAAAATTGCTGCCCAACAGTGACTCCCATGTAGAATAATGTATGGACTGAAGTCATGAGGATCATCTATGGGCTGTGTCCATAACGGTGTTTGTAAGTCAGGGAATGATGTTCACCGTAACAGAGGACttcagcacaggctgcccatgTGAAAGGGTGAATGAAATTGTGCCACAGGAGAGTGACCAGAAACAGATGCCCACAGTCTGAACAAACACGTGTCAGCCAAGCGTGGAAAGTGAACTTCTTTGCAAAGCAATGCAAAACTTGCCTTCAGCAGCACTTGGGAGGGTAAAAGACTAATAAAGAGTGAGGAAATTCAGTTGCATAGACAACCCCCATCAGCTACTCCAAGATCATAGGAGCAGAGGAAATCGTCTGCTGTGTCAACAGGATGGTGCATCTCTTCCAGCTAAGGGTAGTTCAACAACAACAGGGAAAGACAATCTTGAGTGGGAGCACACAAGCCTGGCCACTATTTACTGTCCATTCACCTCACACTCTTCCTGGCATCCACAATCATTGACTGGGGATGGTAGAGCACACCCATGCCTACCTTCTCTAACACCTTTGAACTTGCTGATATTACATCTGTCTCACTATTTCCTGTGGTAGCAGATTCCCTGCTGTGTAAAAAAGCACTTTCTAGTATCCCTTTTAAACGGATCCCCCACTGGTTTCTATATCTCCCCTCATTCCAGCACTGTGAGAATTTTCAACCTCTAAAGCCACttgtagaatcatggaacagttaaggttggaaaagacctctaagatcactgagtccaactgttaCCCCAGCACCatcatgttcaccactaaaccaagTCCTCAAGCGCCACATCCACATATTTCTGGAACACTTCTAGGGATAGcaattccaccacttccctggaaaGCCTGTTTCAATCTAAgttccaatctaaacctctcctggtgcaacttaaagctgtttcctcttgtcccatcactTGTTTCTTGGGAGTAGAgcccgatgcccacctggctacaaccaGCGAGAAGGTTTCCCCTAAGcctcctgttttccaggctgagcccccgcagctccctcagccacctGTCATAAGACTTCTTCTCTAGTCCTTTCATCCTCtcttgtccttctctggacacgcttCAGCACCAATTGATTCTCACCACAGTTCTCCATCTATAATGTTTcattaggaaaagaaacaccATGCCATGCCAGGAGCCCCAGTGCAACACCTTGGAGGTTCagagaaattcaggagaaaagcAAGTTTGACAAACAGACCTGGGGTTTGTCATTTGTCTCCATTGGTTTCTGTGTCCCCTCCTACCATGGACAGGACATTGCAAAGAGCTGAGAATGGCTCAGTTTTTCGTaccagcagctcagtgctgtgtATTTTTGTTGGCTACTCCAAAGGTACATACTAGACTCTGAAGTTagctattaaaaatgcatttagctGTTTCTGCTTCCTCAAAAATGTTCACGTCCTTGTTCCCTCCTGTGAGAAAAATCACATGCTGAGGGAAAGCTGTGCCCGTTGTGGTGAATCATCTGCCAAGTGGTGACCACAGCCAACCCAAGCCTTTGCTGCCCTTTGTGACAGAAAGGGATGCAGGTCCCTGAGGGATGGCTCTGCTGGCTGCCATCTGAGGAGCACCACTTGAGCTGCCATTTGACCTTCCCCTGAGCCAACAAACAGATTTGAGATTACTGAAGGCACAGGACTGTCATGGAGAATTTCTTTTCAGTCCTTATCCAGCATAAACCCCAAGCCATAAGGAAACTAGAAAACTTGTAAGGGATGGATAGATTCCCTCTGAAGCCCCAGGATAGGGAAAGCTGCAGAGGGCTGGGACTTAAAAGCTCTCTGCAAACAGGGGCTGTGCCATGGAAGGCCAAAAACAGACCTGGGGGACTGAAACTCATCACTTATCTCCAGTTCTTGCAGGACTTGGTCAGATGCTTTAAGCACCTGAGCAACTGGCAGTGCTGATAGTGGCCTTGATCATTCAGAGGGttctggaaaaaaggaggcagaGTCCCTCAGAGGACTCTCTTTAGTCCAGTCCAACTTACTGAGCTGAAACACGAGGCTGAAACACCTCTTCTTTCAGCCTCTCTTAGAAATACGGCTGAAGCAGGATCAGGCCACTCTATTTATGGGACTCTCCATTCCCCCCTTCCTTCAGACCCAGCTGTCTGAGCCCTTGCAGCACAGGCACGTTGGATTTCTCAGGACAAGCATGAGGTCCACAGCAGGGGCCCCACGCAGTTGGGACGTCTCCCTGACCCTGCACGCACCAGACACAGCTTGATTCTTTATTTGCTGACCCACAGCtggtggctggggctggggagcagaagACAGACCCAAAAAGCCTGCTGGAAGGCAGACAGCCCAGTGACACGCTCATCCCCTCAGAACGTGATGCTGATTCCCGCAGCGGGAGCGATGGTGCTCCAGGTGTGCAGAAACACCGTGTTTCCTGAATCACAAGGAATCCACCTAAAGGGGTCTGCTTGTGTTcctttctgtgtctgtgctttCCTGCACTCAGTTACATACAGAGCATAGGGATACCTAATCCCAAACTTCCCCACCACAACCTACCCCCACCTTGAAACAGGTCCCAGCGCAATGAAATGTTCCTGCTTCAGATTTCCAAAGGCAACCATAAACACTGGGGATGATTAAAATGTGAACATTATGAAAAATACACGGGCAAGGACTCCAGGCTGTGAAGCTGGAAAGCCAGGTAGCTTAAAGAAGTGCCAGATATTCAACTGGTCTCCAAGATCAGCAGATGTTTTTCAGCCAAACTTACTAACTCAGATGTGTTTCCTAAATCAGAACCAGAGACGAGAATGTGTGTTGTGTATTGGGACCATATCAAGTACTTTTCCAGCACTGTTAAGATctgttaataaaaaagaaatatggagGGGGTTGGGTGTAGATAGAAAAACCTGGGCCTGTCTAAAGGATTCTGGATGCTTACCTAAATcctgtaaaaaaaggaaaattccttccCCAAACTGAAAAGACTCAGATGCAATTAAGACAGAGATACCATCAGCCCATTTCCCAGTCTGGTATCAAGCTATTCAGCAAGAGAACTGCAGAATACAGTGGCTGCAGCTGATACAGTCTTAGCGATATTTAGGTGGTTATTTCGGGTTTTTTTTACTCAATTATCTGAAAAGAAACCATTCAGCAGCTCACTTTTGAAAAGCAGCCTCCCTCACCTGGAACAAGGCAATCTGCTATAGCCCTGCAATTAAAACCTCATCCACTGGTTGCTTCGTCTCTCCACCAGTGGCTCCTTTACAGCCAGAGAGATGGAGTGCACGTCTGAGGATCCTCTCTGCAACTCTGCTACAACTTTGAGGAGATTTACAGGGATTTGCACATGTTTTTCTCGCTCAAAGAGAGATTATGTGGCATGATTAAGAGATATTCTAGGAAAGAAACTACTAGCTTCCACAAGACATTCCCTTTGTTTGATACAACACCCATCAGCTATTCATGGGAATACATTAAGCTGCTGCTTAGCCTTAGTAATGCCATATACAATAACAAACATTacttctttcccctctctgtgGGGGCAGCCACTGTCCAGTAATTTCTGGATGAATTATTTCATACCattatataaattttttatacatacatatatatatatacacaagcTGCCCTTCCATGTGTAAAGCAATAGGACAGTTATAAGCAGATAAAGAGAGTTACAGCTTTTCCTGCATCATGGGAGATGGAAGTGCAAGGACTTTCTGGGTCACTGAATCCACAGGCTTGTGATGTACTTTAAAACACTTACAGAAACTGATATCtctctacttaaaaaaaaaaaaaagaagaaaaagtagtaTAAGACATTTTATAGGTAGGGATTCACTACActgcagattaaaaaatagaatCTGCCTCTTGGAAAAAGTGTTCCCATTGCCTCAGGAACTGCTGCCAGAGATGTTTAATTCCAGGTGGATCTCTCCTTCCTACATCTGCTATGCAAGGGAACctgagaaaaaaagctgctctGCCTTTCAGGTGGGTGACAGCAGGAAGGACACAGAGGAACCACAAAGGAAGGTTCTGCTCAGCAGAATCTTGCCATGGAATGGACAGGCTGCACACAAATCCCTGAAATCCATACCAGTCACAGCATCCACGCCAGTTGTATGTCCACCACTTCGTGGATGCCAAAGCAGAAGATGAACCTGCAGAAACCAGCTCAGCCTGCCAAAAACCTCCAGCCTTCCCACCAGGAAGCTGCACAGCTGTTGCTGTGAAGGGAAGCAGTGTGGCCTATGGATAgttcctttctcttttgctggCAGACTCACCTCCAGTCCTATGGGAATAAACTGAGACAGAGACCAGTGGGTGACACAATAGTCACTTCTTTCCATGACCTTGCCAGGGCTGTGATAGAGTCAGCTGCCACAGCTAAGGAGGTCACCACAGACCTGTGCTCTCCttcacccagcccagctcccagagcacagagctctcgGGGATTCATTTACTGGAGGTTTCAGAGGGACACCTGTTACGTTACACAGATCGATTTGGTTACAGAAACCAACCATCTGCCCCTGTGTTGTACCAACCAAAGTCTGGAGGCACCCAGACAGCGAGGAGGATTAATATTACACTTCCATCTGCTCCGCAACGTGAGCTGCCCGTCAGCAACAACCTGAAGATGCCTCTGAGACCCTAAATCCTACCTTGCCCTTAGAAAAATGCAAGTTATGGGAAGAACAAGAGGAGCCATGACAATCCAACTCCCTCACAGCACAAGTCACATCCACAGCAACACTTTAAACTTGCTCTGTTTCCTGCATGGCTAAATGCAGGGAACGTTAAGCCAGGTCACATCAGACACATCTAAGTGGTGGCAATGCCAATATAAAACCATTGACTGGGTCTGCACCAACGtaacaaactttaaaaagtattaaaacaGACTGTTTATTACAGCATATGATGTGTTATATTAATTTACAcaatgatatatatatatatatataaaaacagcCATTGATGATGTACAGTAAATTGGACATCAACAGGAATATTAAAACTACTGATACTCATGCACGTGACATGcatatggtttttttttctttttcaaaagcagttttacaCAATATAATGAAGTTACTAAGCCTTGgtcagctgctccagcagtttACTCTGGACACCACTGCCATCCGCAGCGGGACTCCTGGGAGATCAGAGCAGAGTGCACTCCAGAGAAGGCAGACAGATTGAACAGGAGCCCTTTTCTGGTGGAGGAAGGCTGGAGGAGGACAGGGGTGAGTTTTAAGAAGAGAATcaacaagaaaaggaaaaaaaaaaaaaaacaggccaGAGTACCAGGAGGGAGAAGTTCAAGATgtggcaacagcagcagcagaaagggacAAGCAAAAGCATGAAGACCACCCACACTCCCTCCCCCTTATTCCCTAAAAACTTATGACCTTAAGCTGTCGATATCCTGTATAAGACCCAGAACTGGAAAAACTAGGGAAGGGAGATCCATACTCAGAAACATTAGCCTTTTTTCAAAGCCTTCTGACACCATGCACTGGAGGCTGTTCACCACTGAAATGGCAGTgttatgttggttttttgtttttttataacGGTCTTTTATTTCCACGTAAAAGGCACTAGTATCCACCCAAGTTCTGAAGACAAGTGACATAATTTACcttaagttttaaatatttgtataaaaaaaaaaaaattctgtggaaatatgtacaaaaaaaaaaaaagcaccttgCTTCCGAAAGCAGAAGCAGATACATTCCACCAAGTCACCTCACTAGACGGTCGTCATGAGCTTCAGGGAGCCTGACCGAAAGCGGAGGATCTTCTTCTTGAGGTTATGGGAGGCTTTGATTTTGACAAAGGCCTTTGCCGCATTTTCATGCAGCTCCGGCGCCGTGACCGTTTGGATGGGGAGCGTCTGGACAAACTGGGACCAAATCAGGCCCCCGCTCTCGTCAGAGTCGCTGGTGGTCGTGCTCTCCCCTACGAACTCCACCTCGCTCAGGCTTGACTCGCTGTCTCCAAAGCAGTTCGTCGTGTAGTTGCTCTGCTCGTCCTCGCTCGTGTCCACCACGGTGGAGTGGAACAAGGACTCGCACTCGGCCGAGTACTCCGAGTCACTGGCCACGTAGGCGTAGGGGCTGACGTAGGGCAGGGGCACCTGTGGGTAGACCCCCACGCCCTCCCGCCGGTTCCTCCTGGCCCTCCGCAGGGCCTCCTCGTAGGAAATCTCCGCCGACGACTTCCACCGGCGGTAGTCGGCGCGCTTGTGTTTCGGTTTGGCCACCACGACCTCTCGGCCATGCCCGTGGGAGCGGAGGGCGGATCTGTGCAGGCCACCCTGCCGGCTGGGGGGGCCCGGCTCCAGCGGCAACCCACTGCCTCTCTTCCCCCGGGACGAGGgctttttcagtttcttattTGTATCCAACTCCTCGGGAAAGCGGCACTTCTTGCCcactggtttggttttctccCGCAAGGTCTGCGAGCTGTTTTCCAGCCCGTTGGTGAGGTGGGACCTGTGTTTCAACGCAGAGCTTTTCAAAATCTTGACGTTTCGGGTGCCTTTGTGAAGTTTCATGCTTTGCTGTTGGGCAGGGATGTACTGGGCGTTCACCAGCAGCCCGTCGTCCAGGCTCTGCGAGGAAGAGCCCTCGCTTTTGAAATCCAGCGCGGGCCTCTCCTCGACAGCCGGCGACGAGGAGCGAGCTGTCTGCAAGCTGCTCTTCAGCAGGATCTTTTTGGGAGGCTGGCTGACCCTGTTCTCTGGCTGCAGCACCACGGGCTTCCCTGGGCTCTCTTTGGGAGATGCAGCGAAGAGCTGGCCGTTCTCCTTGGGGACATCCCCTGCTGTGGCCGCCACGCCGCGGTTGAGCTCCGGCGGTGCCGGTTTGACACCCCGTGGCAGGTGCTTGCTCTGAAGTTCCGTTGTTGTGCCGGGTGGGAAAGCTGCCGGCAAAGGTgccttcctgctctccagctgctcgCCAGCTGGCTCCCTCGGCCTCTGCTTTAAGGGAGAGGGTGCTGTGTGGTCCAGAGCGGGGGTGCCACCGGGGGGCAAACACACCTGCTTGGAGCTCTTCAGGCTCACGACGTTGCCGTGAGCCACCACGGCTGCCGGCTGCCTGACACACATGCTTCCGTGCCTCAGGATCCCTTTGGTGGGATCGGCGTTGAGGCTCGTCCTGGGTTTGTTAGTCCTCACGGCGTGAGTCTTTTTCTGGACCAGGCTCAAGATGTAACTGTCTATCCTCTTGCTGGTGGAAGGGCAGGGCGCCGGCCAGGAGCTCTGCGGGAGGAAGGTGTTGGCGGATTGTCCCGAGTCCGTTTCCGACGGGGTGCAAACGTCGCTAATATCGCCACCGAGCCTCTCCTCTTCTCGCTGGGGGTTCTCAGTCACGGGGAGGAGGAACATGGggctctgcacagccacagcGTGGAGCGGGCTGGGGTAGCGGTAGATGTCGTTCCCGTTTTTAGACACCAGATCGCACTGGTACTTGGGATGTACATCTGCAACGACATCGAGGGAATTTGAGTGCGGTGTGGACAAAGAGCGACAGACAGAGCCTGCGGTCTGGTCCTCATGCTGGCCTTCCTTATTATAGTCCATCCAGCCTATGAGATCTGAAAGGCATTTTAGAAGAGTTTAGAGAGCCTGCCAGGGACACCTGTGCTATGCTTCTAACGTGCTGCCAAGGACACCGGTCCCATCTATGCACACAACGCAACGTTTTaactacagcagcagcagttttgcaACCAAGGACGTGCCATTCAAGTGATACAAAAGCAGCACTACTCTTCTGTGGGGCTCTTTGTAACTGCTTCTACTTAGGAATTTGCCCCACTACGACCACAtgattaaaacaacaaaaatcacagCCCTAATGAGAACTTTTACGTTCTGAGGTTTCAAGCCTCAGCCCAGGTTCTGAAGAGCTTCCTGTCTTACTTTTCAGCCACACAGAAGTGTGCAAGGGTCTCTTACATGTTACACAGTCACCTGTAAAACTCACTGCAGGCCTCAGCACATATGAACTTTGCATTTTACTTCACtaaatccaaaggaaaaaaaaatatagacaaGAGAACAATGAATTCTAACTTATTGATAAATTTAACTTCTGGATTCTTCCAAGCATGTCTTGGGtcaggaaaaaatatccagatttaattttattattgttgttattatcattattactattattaccatattaattataataatgctaataataataacagaTGCTCCTTTTGAGTAATAAAGGGTTCAAGAATGGGAAACAGGTTCATCTTTTCACACAAGTACAAGGAGTGCAGGTCAATCCAGCTGACATCCTAGCCCTGGCTCTGCAAAGAGAGTTCTGCAAGAGAAATCCAGTGCGTTTCAGGATGCATGAGTCAGATTTAATGGCTAAGGCGCTTACTGGGGAGGTAAGAGACCTTAAGAACAGGGCTTCAACCCAAGCACCTaagattattattttcttaagctTAAGAAGTTGCCCTTGTCTGCTTGGGTAGGGGTACAATCTAAATGATCCCTCCAGATCTCTGCCAGTCCTGTTTTCTACCCTTGGGCTGGAAACTTCAGCCAGGGTACTCAAATTTGAATGCTCGGCGCTCATCACTTATCTAAGGCTTATTTCAAAGAGGTCTCACAGGCGTTGATGAAAGCAGCTGACAGAATTCCTGTGTGAGCAGGCGGGGAAGAACAGGGAAGTTAGGAGCATGAAGttcctcacagttttcccacttttcctaAATTCTGTTGGAATCAGGAAATGTTGACAAAAAGACTTCTTCGAAAACTGCCAGTTTTAGGAACTAAATGTGAGACAGTATGAATAATAAGAGGTTTAGGCTTTCATgatacatacataaaaatacGTATTGCAATGCAATCAGCTGGAATTCCTTGCGTATGTTTTCCTTATTATGCATGGCCCATGAAGATCACATACATCTTTACAACAGGGAGCATTAAATTACCTCAAGCTGCTCAAAGGGTAACTTAAAGGACTTGTCAGCACCTCAGAATTAATGTATCCAAAGCTGTGTTTTCCCACTTCGGAATTAAAAGAGCATGAATGTACTTGATTCACAACAAATCACTATAAGTTAAACTCAAAGAGCAGAGTGGAAATTAGAAATACCGTGGTTGGAAGCATCCTCCACAGCCCAGAATGAGCTAAGGCTTTTGAATGAGTATGTCTGCAACCAATAATCCACAAAACAAAGGACAAAAGTCCTACTGAAGTGTCCTTTATGGACAGCGGGCAGAGGAGCCCTTCCTGTTTAATCATCCCACACATCAAGGTTTGCATCTTCAGCCCAGTGTCCAAGGAAAGTCCTCAACTCTCTGCCAAAGAGACAAAGGATATTTTCTCTGTTCATAATGTCTATTGGCCTACACTTTATAAA encodes:
- the DACT1 gene encoding dapper homolog 1 isoform X2; this translates as MKPSPAGAAPAAGPAPGAAPGAGGPAGAPREPDARWREKGEAEAERQRTRERLEATLAGLGELEYLRQRQELLVKSLLLRRPAGAAPGAQGGRGDAPGEGPPPRSLEEKFLEENILLLRRQLNCLRRRDAGLLNQLQELDKQISDLRLDVEKTTDEHLETDSRPSSGFYELSDGASGSLSNSSNSVFSECLSSCHSSTCFCSPLEATLNISDGRPKSADVHPKYQCDLVSKNGNDIYRYPSPLHAVAVQSPMFLLPVTENPQREEERLGGDISDVCTPSETDSGQSANTFLPQSSWPAPCPSTSKRIDSYILSLVQKKTHAVRTNKPRTSLNADPTKGILRHGSMCVRQPAAVVAHGNVVSLKSSKQVCLPPGGTPALDHTAPSPLKQRPREPAGEQLESRKAPLPAAFPPGTTTELQSKHLPRGVKPAPPELNRGVAATAGDVPKENGQLFAASPKESPGKPVVLQPENRVSQPPKKILLKSSLQTARSSSPAVEERPALDFKSEGSSSQSLDDGLLVNAQYIPAQQQSMKLHKGTRNVKILKSSALKHRSHLTNGLENSSQTLREKTKPVGKKCRFPEELDTNKKLKKPSSRGKRGSGLPLEPGPPSRQGGLHRSALRSHGHGREVVVAKPKHKRADYRRWKSSAEISYEEALRRARRNRREGVGVYPQVPLPYVSPYAYVASDSEYSAECESLFHSTVVDTSEDEQSNYTTNCFGDSESSLSEVEFVGESTTTSDSDESGGLIWSQFVQTLPIQTVTAPELHENAAKAFVKIKASHNLKKKILRFRSGSLKLMTTV
- the DACT1 gene encoding dapper homolog 1 isoform X3 is translated as MKPSPAGAAPAAGPAPGAAPGAGGPAGAPREPDARWREKGEAEAERQRTRERLEATLAGLGELEYLRQRQELLVKSLLLRRPAGAAPGAQGGRGDAPGEGPPPRSLEEKFLEENILLLRRQLNCLRRRDAGLLNQLQELDKQISDLRLDVEKTTDEHLETDSRPSSGFYELSDGASGSLSNSSNSVFNVHPKYQCDLVSKNGNDIYRYPSPLHAVAVQSPMFLLPVTENPQREEERLGGDISDVCTPSETDSGQSANTFLPQSSWPAPCPSTSKRIDSYILSLVQKKTHAVRTNKPRTSLNADPTKGILRHGSMCVRQPAAVVAHGNVVSLKSSKQVCLPPGGTPALDHTAPSPLKQRPREPAGEQLESRKAPLPAAFPPGTTTELQSKHLPRGVKPAPPELNRGVAATAGDVPKENGQLFAASPKESPGKPVVLQPENRVSQPPKKILLKSSLQTARSSSPAVEERPALDFKSEGSSSQSLDDGLLVNAQYIPAQQQSMKLHKGTRNVKILKSSALKHRSHLTNGLENSSQTLREKTKPVGKKCRFPEELDTNKKLKKPSSRGKRGSGLPLEPGPPSRQGGLHRSALRSHGHGREVVVAKPKHKRADYRRWKSSAEISYEEALRRARRNRREGVGVYPQVPLPYVSPYAYVASDSEYSAECESLFHSTVVDTSEDEQSNYTTNCFGDSESSLSEVEFVGESTTTSDSDESGGLIWSQFVQTLPIQTVTAPELHENAAKAFVKIKASHNLKKKILRFRSGSLKLMTTV
- the DACT1 gene encoding dapper homolog 1 isoform X1 yields the protein MKPSPAGAAPAAGPAPGAAPGAGGPAGAPREPDARWREKGEAEAERQRTRERLEATLAGLGELEYLRQRQELLVKSLLLRRPAGAAPGAQGGRGDAPGEGPPPRSLEEKFLEENILLLRRQLNCLRRRDAGLLNQLQELDKQISDLRLDVEKTTDEHLETDSRPSSGFYELSDGASGSLSNSSNSVFSECLSSCHSSTCFCSPLEATLNISDGRPKSADLIGWMDYNKEGQHEDQTAGSVCRSLSTPHSNSLDVVADVHPKYQCDLVSKNGNDIYRYPSPLHAVAVQSPMFLLPVTENPQREEERLGGDISDVCTPSETDSGQSANTFLPQSSWPAPCPSTSKRIDSYILSLVQKKTHAVRTNKPRTSLNADPTKGILRHGSMCVRQPAAVVAHGNVVSLKSSKQVCLPPGGTPALDHTAPSPLKQRPREPAGEQLESRKAPLPAAFPPGTTTELQSKHLPRGVKPAPPELNRGVAATAGDVPKENGQLFAASPKESPGKPVVLQPENRVSQPPKKILLKSSLQTARSSSPAVEERPALDFKSEGSSSQSLDDGLLVNAQYIPAQQQSMKLHKGTRNVKILKSSALKHRSHLTNGLENSSQTLREKTKPVGKKCRFPEELDTNKKLKKPSSRGKRGSGLPLEPGPPSRQGGLHRSALRSHGHGREVVVAKPKHKRADYRRWKSSAEISYEEALRRARRNRREGVGVYPQVPLPYVSPYAYVASDSEYSAECESLFHSTVVDTSEDEQSNYTTNCFGDSESSLSEVEFVGESTTTSDSDESGGLIWSQFVQTLPIQTVTAPELHENAAKAFVKIKASHNLKKKILRFRSGSLKLMTTV